From a single Mangifera indica cultivar Alphonso chromosome 19, CATAS_Mindica_2.1, whole genome shotgun sequence genomic region:
- the LOC123203678 gene encoding WAT1-related protein At4g08290-like: MALSMANFDKLTPYFLMVFLQFGSAGMYIISMATLNHGMNRYVLIVYRNAIAALVLAPFALILERKTRPKMTISIFLQIMTLGFLEPIVDQGFTYLGMEWTSASYTSAIMNAVPSVTFVIAVIFRLEQINIKEIHSQAKVLGTLVTLGGALLMTLYKGPVLNMPWSHTESHHESSSSESADKHWVAGTLLILLGCVAWSCFYVLQSITIKKYGAQLSLSSLICLSGTLQSAAIALAVERRASGWAVGWNSRLLAALYTGIVSSGITYYVQGLVLRTKGPVFVTAFNPLCMIIVAILGSIILSEKLHLGSVIGGIIIAIGLYSVVWGKSKDYSGSLPANDDAQQLPVTASDKTKMVNTTINNEHRAGSA; the protein is encoded by the exons ATGGCTTTAAGCATGGCGAATTTCGATAAGTTGACACCTTATTTTCTTATGGTGTTTTTGCAATTCGGGTCAGCTGGGATGTACATAATTAGCATGGCGACTCTCAACCATGGGATGAACCGTTATGTCCTCATCGTCTATCGAAATGCCATTGCTGCTCTTGTCCTTGCACCTTTTGCACTGATTCTTGAAAG GAAAACAAGGCCGAAGATGACAATTTCAATCTTCCTACAAATAATGACGCTGGGATTTTTGGA GCCAATCGTAGATCAAGGCTTCACGTACTTGGGGATGGAATGGACATCGGCATCTTATACATCTGCTATTATGAATGCAGTTCCGTCTGTCACTTTTGTCATTGCTGTCATTTTTCG ATTAGAGCAAATAAACATCAAGGAAATACACAGCCAAGCTAAGGTGCTGGGGACCCTAGTCACTCTTGGGGGAGCTTTATTGATGACACTTTACAAAGGCCCTGTGCTCAATATGCCATGGTCGCACACAGAAAGCCACCATGAAAGCAGCAGCAGTGAGTCTGCAGATAAACACTGGGTCGCTGGGACTCTTTTAATCCTTCTTGGCTGCGTCGCTTGGTCCTGTTTTTACGTTCTTCAA TCGATCACCATAAAAAAGTACGGAGCACAGCTCTCTCTATCCTCCTTGATATGCTTATCAGGCACCTTGCAGAGTGCAGCAATAGCGCTTGCTGTAGAGCGTCGCGCCAGTGGATGGGCAGTGGGCTGGAACTCCAGGCTTTTGGCTGCCCTTTATACA GGAATAGTTAGTTCGGGCATCACATACTATGTGCAAGGGCTTGTTTTGAGGACAAAAGGCCCAGTTTTCGTCACAGCCTTCAACCCTTTATGCATGATCATTGTGGCTATTCTAGGCTCCATTATTCTATCCGAAAAACTTCACCTCGGCAG TGTTATTGGAGGGATTATAATTGCAATAGGCCTCTACTCTGTTGTGTGGGGTAAAAGCAAGGATTATTCAGGTTCATTACCTGCAAATGATGATGCCCAACAGCTACCAGTTACTGCAAGTGATAAAACTAAAATGGTGAATACCACTATTAACAATGAGCACAGAGCTGGATCAGCATAA
- the LOC123202994 gene encoding WAT1-related protein At4g08290-like, with amino-acid sequence MALSMANFDKLKPYFLMVFLQFGSAGMYIISTATLNHGMNRYVLIVYRNAIAALVLAPFALILERKTRPKMTISIFLQIMTLGFLEPIVDQGFSYLGMKWTSASYTSAIMNAVPSVTFVISVIFRLEIINIKEIYSQAKVLGTLLTLGGALLMTLYKGPVLNMPWSHTESHHESSSSESSDKHWVAGTLVILLGCVAWSCFYVLQSITIKKYPAEFSLSSLICLSGTLQSAAIALAVERRASGWAVGWDSRLLAPLYTGIVSSGITYYVQGLVLRTKGPVFVTAFNPLCMIIVAILGSIILSEKLHLGSVIGGIIIAIGLYSVVWGKSQDYSGSSPAKDDAEERRITASDKTKMVTATINDEHIAGSA; translated from the exons ATGGCTTTAAGCATGGCGAATTTCGATAAGTTGAAACCCTATTTTCTTATGGTGTTTTTGCAATTCGGGTCAGCTGGGATGTACATAATTAGCACGGCGACTCTCAACCATGGCATGAACCGTTATGTCCTCATCGTCTATCGAAATGCCATTGCTGCTCTTGTCCTTGCACCTTTTGCACTGATTCTTGAaag GAAAACAAGGCCAAAGATGACGATTTCAATCTTCCTACAAATAATGACACTGGGATTTTTGGA GCCAATCGTAGATCAAGGCTTCTCGTACTTGGGGATGAAATGGACATCGGCATCTTATACATCTGCTATTATGAATGCAGTTCCCTCAGTCACTTTTGTGATTTCTGTCATTTTTCG ATTAGAGATCATAAACATCAAGGAAATATACAGTCAAGCTAAGGTATTGGGGACCCTACTTACTCTTGGAGGAGCTTTATTGATGACACTTTACAAAGGCCCTGTTCTTAATATGCCATGGTCGCACACAGAAAGCCACCATGAAAGCAGCAGCAGTGAGTCTTCAGATAAACACTGGGTCGCTGGGACTCTTGTAATCCTTCTTGGCTGCGTCGCCTGGTCCTGTTTTTACGTTCTTCAA TCGATCACCATAAAAAAGTACCCAGCAGAATTCTCTTTATCCTCCTTGATATGCTTATCAGGGACCTTGCAAAGTGCAGCAATAGCGCTTGCTGTAGAGCGGCGCGCCAGTGGATGGGCAGTGGGCTGGGACTCCAGGCTCTTAGCTCCCCTTTATACA GGAATAGTTAGTTCGGGCATCACGTACTATGTGCAAGGGCTTGTTTTGAGGACAAAAGGCCCAGTTTTCGTCACAGCCTTCAACCCTTTATGCATGATCATTGTGGCTATTCTGGGCTCCATAATTCTATCAGAAAAACTTCACCTCGGCAG TGTTATTGGAGGGATTATAATTGCAATAGGCCTCTACTCTGTTGTGTGGGGTAAAAGCCAGGATTATTCAGGTTCATCACCTGCAAAAGATGACGCCGAAGAGCGACGAATTACTGCAAGTGACAAAACTAAAATGGTGACTGCCACTATTAACGATGAGCACATAGCTGGATCAGCATAA